A single genomic interval of Mauremys reevesii isolate NIE-2019 linkage group 24, ASM1616193v1, whole genome shotgun sequence harbors:
- the VPS72 gene encoding vacuolar protein sorting-associated protein 72 homolog isoform X2 codes for MSLAGGRAPRRTAGNRLAGLLTAEEDEFYQTTYGGFTEESGDDEYKGDQSDSDDEVDSDFDIDEGDEPASDQDDDEPKRKRRVVTKAYKEPIKSLRPKKPDTAASSSQKTREEKSAPLELQDEVGDSRKYMRQSTTEHTRQTFLRVQERQVQSKRKKGGPNCDRPLTQEELLEEAKITEEINLRSLETYERLEADKRKHVQKKRKCVGPVIRYYSGTMPLITDLGVKEENVDVEGLDQDMQQTAEAPQAAASPAGKCSRTFITFSDDETFERFFPKAKQPKLPVKEICPVTHKPAVYRDPITDIPYSNIRAFKIIREAYKKYITAHGLPNAAASAALGAGPPAMDPNVRATRQKIIIKQTVPAT; via the exons ATGAgcctggcggggggcagggcgcCGCGCCGCACGGCGGGGAACCGGCTGGCGGGGCTGCTGACCGCCGAGGAGGATGAGTTCTACCAGACCACCTACGGGGGCTTCAcggag GAGTCGGGAGATGACGAGTACAAAGGCGACCAGTCGGACAGCGACGACGAAGTGGACTCGGACTTCGACATCGATGAGGGCGACGAGCCGGCCAGTGACCAGGACGATGACGAGCCCAAGAGGAAACGCAGGGTGGTCACCAAGGCTTACAAG GAACCCATCAAAAGCCTGAGACCCAAGAAGCCCGATACAGCTGCTAGCAGCTCCCAGAAGACGCGAGAGGAGAAGTCTGCACCCCTGGAACTCCAGGATGAAGTGGGAGACA GCCGCAAGTACATGCGCCAGTCGACTACGGAGCACACGCGCCAGACCTTCCTGCGTGTCCAGGAGCGTCAGGTGCAGTCGAAGCGCAAGAAGGGGGGGCCGAACTGTGACAGGCCGCTGACgcaggaggagctgctggaggaggcCAAGATCACAGAGGAGATTAACCTGCGGTCTCTGG AGACCTATGAGCGGCTGGAAGCTGACAAGAGGAAGCATGTGCAGAAGAAGCGGAAGTGCGTGGGGCCGGTGATCCGCTACTACTCGGGGACCATGCCGCTGATCACTGACCTCGGGGTGAAGGAGGAGAACGTGGATGTGGAAGG gttgGATCAAGACATGCAGCAAACAGCAGAGGCTCCCCAGGCTGCTGCCTCCCCGGCTGGCAAATGCTCTCGCACCTTCATCACCTTCAGCGATGATGAGACCTTTGAGCGCTTCTTCCCTAAAGCCAAGCAGCCCAAGCTGCCCGTGAAGGAGATCTGCCCCGTCACCCACAAGCCGGCCGTTTACAGGGACCCCATCACCGACATCCCCTACTCCAACATCCGGGCCTTCAAAATCATCCGTGAGGCCTACAAGAAATACATCACTGCCCATGGGCTGCCCAACGCGGCGGCTTCTGcggccctgggggcggggccgccCGCAATGGACCCAAATGTCCGGGCAACCAGGCAGAAAATCATCAtcaaacaaaccgtcccggccacATAA
- the VPS72 gene encoding vacuolar protein sorting-associated protein 72 homolog isoform X1 has product MTVECWGLAIVPQVSSHCGGRKSLVSVESGDDEYKGDQSDSDDEVDSDFDIDEGDEPASDQDDDEPKRKRRVVTKAYKEPIKSLRPKKPDTAASSSQKTREEKSAPLELQDEVGDSRKYMRQSTTEHTRQTFLRVQERQVQSKRKKGGPNCDRPLTQEELLEEAKITEEINLRSLETYERLEADKRKHVQKKRKCVGPVIRYYSGTMPLITDLGVKEENVDVEGLDQDMQQTAEAPQAAASPAGKCSRTFITFSDDETFERFFPKAKQPKLPVKEICPVTHKPAVYRDPITDIPYSNIRAFKIIREAYKKYITAHGLPNAAASAALGAGPPAMDPNVRATRQKIIIKQTVPAT; this is encoded by the exons ATGACTGTTGAGTGCTGGGGGCTGGCAATAGTGCCCCAGGTCTCCAGTCATTGTGGTGGCAGGAAGTCACTTGTCTCTGTG GAGTCGGGAGATGACGAGTACAAAGGCGACCAGTCGGACAGCGACGACGAAGTGGACTCGGACTTCGACATCGATGAGGGCGACGAGCCGGCCAGTGACCAGGACGATGACGAGCCCAAGAGGAAACGCAGGGTGGTCACCAAGGCTTACAAG GAACCCATCAAAAGCCTGAGACCCAAGAAGCCCGATACAGCTGCTAGCAGCTCCCAGAAGACGCGAGAGGAGAAGTCTGCACCCCTGGAACTCCAGGATGAAGTGGGAGACA GCCGCAAGTACATGCGCCAGTCGACTACGGAGCACACGCGCCAGACCTTCCTGCGTGTCCAGGAGCGTCAGGTGCAGTCGAAGCGCAAGAAGGGGGGGCCGAACTGTGACAGGCCGCTGACgcaggaggagctgctggaggaggcCAAGATCACAGAGGAGATTAACCTGCGGTCTCTGG AGACCTATGAGCGGCTGGAAGCTGACAAGAGGAAGCATGTGCAGAAGAAGCGGAAGTGCGTGGGGCCGGTGATCCGCTACTACTCGGGGACCATGCCGCTGATCACTGACCTCGGGGTGAAGGAGGAGAACGTGGATGTGGAAGG gttgGATCAAGACATGCAGCAAACAGCAGAGGCTCCCCAGGCTGCTGCCTCCCCGGCTGGCAAATGCTCTCGCACCTTCATCACCTTCAGCGATGATGAGACCTTTGAGCGCTTCTTCCCTAAAGCCAAGCAGCCCAAGCTGCCCGTGAAGGAGATCTGCCCCGTCACCCACAAGCCGGCCGTTTACAGGGACCCCATCACCGACATCCCCTACTCCAACATCCGGGCCTTCAAAATCATCCGTGAGGCCTACAAGAAATACATCACTGCCCATGGGCTGCCCAACGCGGCGGCTTCTGcggccctgggggcggggccgccCGCAATGGACCCAAATGTCCGGGCAACCAGGCAGAAAATCATCAtcaaacaaaccgtcccggccacATAA